From a single Brassica rapa cultivar Chiifu-401-42 chromosome A01, CAAS_Brap_v3.01, whole genome shotgun sequence genomic region:
- the LOC103849783 gene encoding uncharacterized protein LOC103849783 yields MSIAMDKAMLALSLEEEDEPFQMPNLPQFKSSERNSRSLIGRILNPDCQKVSTVILDMPRQWQKQGKVRGVALSRERFQFIFDHEHDLLEVLEKGVHTSNDWTLALDRWMEFPPPDYLQYILVWVRIRNIPVNYYTEEAITALGELAGEVKVVAFDPDKPQREDYVRVQVRLNVSRPLRTSKVVNLPEGGTSVVCYSYERIRKRCFECQSLNHEKQVCPVIVGRRRDQSNERRAKAMEDREMVQPVLKEGDPLFGVLREEQVGFCKLTGRWKISPEVLEEMRRYLLSSSEADKLVRIERVRTSVAQAESNPISQKTVLRLEEAPVFTKQLDKGKGIVFDFDLNSPGDASQKVVNPSEKLMASAFKAGSKGSAFERLGDLSLGDMGDKRRVEERPMDYAPAPFSLESGGETSQSKSDVADSTEYDACLLTRSSGVCQQKQKVRRRPYIRKRQEQKAKTSSVLNVLYGEGSRSEKIGSKRKVLVEDDRGYKTAKLKESRVIPNEGSPQPR; encoded by the coding sequence ATGTCGATTGCGATGGATAAGGCGATGTTGGCGTTATCTctagaggaagaagacgaaCCCTTTCAGATGCCAAATCTTCCTCAATTCAAATCTTCTGAAAGAAATTCGCGAAGTTTAATTGGAAGGATTTTGAATCCGGATTGTCAGAAGGTTTCAACGGTTATCCTTGATATGCCGCGGCAGTGGCAGAAACAAGGGAAAGTTCGTGGTGTAGCTCTATCGAGAGAACGGTTCCAGTTTATATTTGATCATGAGCATGATCTGTTGGAGGTCTTGGAGAAAGGGGTACATACTTCTAATGATTGGACTctggccttggatcgatggatGGAGTTTCCTCCACCTGATTATCTTCAGTATATCTTAGTCTGGGTTCGAATCCGGAATATACCTGTCAATTATTATACAGAGGAGGCTATTACAGCTCTGGGAGAATTAGCGGGAGAAGTGAAGGTAGTAGCTTTTGATCCTGACAAACCCCAACGAGAAGATTATGTTAGGGTTCAAGTTCGTTTGAATGTCTCAAGACCGCTGAGAACGTCTAAAGTTGTTAATCTTCCGGAAGGGGGAACATCGGTGGTTTGTTACAGCTATGAAAGAATCAGGAAACGATGCTTTGAGTGTCAGAGCTTGAACCATGAAAAGCAAGTCTGTCCTGTTAtagttggaagaagaagagatcaaTCAAACGAAAGAAGGGCTAAGGCTATGGAGGACAGGGAGATGGTTCAGCCTGTGCTGAAAGAAGGTGATCCTCTTTTTGGGGTTCTAAGGGAAGAGCAGGTTGGGTTTTGTAAGCTAACTGGTAGATGGAAGATTTCTCCAGAAGTTTTAGAAGAAATGCGAAGATATCTGTTATCATCATCTGAAGCTGATAAGTTGGTGAGAATTGAAAGGGTTAGAACGTCTGTAGCTCAAGCTGAAAGTAACCCAATATCCCAAAAGACAGTTCTTCGTCTGGAAGAAGCTCCCGTGTTTACAAAGCAGTTAGACAAAGGAAAAGGAATAGTGTTTGATTTTGATCTTAACTCTCCAGGGGATGCGTCACAAAAGGTTGTGAACCCTTCAGAAAAGCTAATGGCGTCAGCTTTTAAGGCAGGTAGTAAGGGCAGTGCTTTTGAAAGATTGGGCGACCTAAGTTTGGGGGATATGGGTGATAAAAGGAGGGTTGAGGAAAGGCCTATGGATTATGCTCCTGCTCCTTTTTCCTTGGAGTCTGGAGGCGAGACTTCTCAGTCTAAAAGTGATGTTGCAGACTCTACGGAATATGATGCTTGTCTTTTGACTAGATCATCCGGGGTTTGTCAACAGAAACAAAAAGTGAGAAGAAGACCCTATATAAGGAAAAGGCAGGAGCAGAAAGCCAAAACCTCGTCAGTTCTGAATGTTTTGTATGGAGAAGGATCGAGAAGTGAGAAGATAGGGAGCAAGAGGAAGGTATTAGTGGAGGATGATCGTGGATACAAAACTGCAAAGCTAAAGGAATCAAGGGTGATCCCGAATGAGGGATCGCCGCAGCCAAGATGA
- the LOC103849721 gene encoding transcription factor JUNGBRUNNEN 1: MDEAMGSWDTRREEQEEEEKQVLKLPGFRFHPTDEELVGFYLSKKVFLKKSSKIDEIISQIDIYKFDPWDLPRSRNTEKESYFFCRRGRKYRNSIRPNRVTGSGFWKATGIDKPVYSDGSSKAVIGLKKTLVYYLGSAGKGSKTDWMMHEFRLPTANDTIPGGSTLLNPTPSSLLHAEVWTLCRIFKRNVSSRKYTPDWRELAGGKRMKPQQSKYQEAYISFGDNESSSSTNNINLMERKENYERNVFQLRQTPHQHQPIPVDTTITTQVDSTVPHFSNDNIHDITYENWDELRSVVEFAFGPSFLS; encoded by the exons ATGGATGAGGCGATGGGATCATGGGACACAAGAAgggaagaacaagaagaagaagagaaacaagTGTTAAAACTTCCAGGGTTTAGGTTTCATCCGACCGATGAAGAGCTTGTAGGTTTTTATCTCTCTAAGAAAGTATTCCTCAAGAAATCCAGCAAGATAGATGAGATAATCAGCCAAATTGATATCTATAAATTCGATCCATGGGATCTTCCTC GCTCAAGGAATACGGAGAAGGAGAGCTACTTCTTCTGCAGGAGAGGAAGGAAGTACAGAAACAGCATAAGACCGAACCGAGTGACTGGTTCCGGTTTTTGGAAAGCCACAGGAATCGATAAGCCTGTCTATTCCGATGGCTCCAGCAAAGCCGTGATTGGTCTAAAGAAGACACTCGTTTATTATCTTGGAAGCGCCGGGAAAGGAAGCAAGACAGATTGGATGATGCACGAGTTTCGCCTCCCAACAGCCAATGATACCATCCCTGGTGGCTCCACTCTCCTTAACCCTACTCCTTCTTCCTTGCTACACGCT GAAGTGTGGACGTTGTGCCGGATATTCAAGAGAAATGTGTCTAGTAGAAAATACACTCCGGACTGGAGAGAGTTAGCAGGTGGGAAACGCATGAAGCCGCAACAATCTAAGTATCAAGAAGCTTATATCAGTTTTGGTGACAATGAGAGTAGTAGTAGTACCAATAATATCAACCTTATGGAACGCAAAGAGAACTATGAGAGGAACGTTTTCCAGCTTCGCCAAACGCCCCATCAACACCAGCCCATTCCAGTGGACACAACTATTACTACACAAGTCGATAGTACGGTTCCACATTTCTCAAACGACAACATTCACGATATAACCTACGAGAACTGGGACGAGTTACGATCTGTTGTGGAATTTGCTTTCGGCCCTTCTTTTCTTAGTTAG
- the LOC103849720 gene encoding scopoletin 8-hydroxylase, producing MIPSTDLHTFSRYIYTVSLLGPLNIHFQKKNIETMAANYEDRDTLFNFVVKEGNGVKGLIDSGMSCVPQPFVQPLSERIATPNGQTCEAVQPIDLSQIDGPCHTEVAKQIVEAAETLGFFQVVNHGVSVELLELLKMSAHEFFEQPPENKAVYLKEVSPSKLVKYGTSFVPEKEKAIEWKDYVSMLYTNDDEALQHWPLQCREVALDFLKSSMAMVKRIVEVLMEDVGVILEEERMNSLVGTKMVNMNYYPTCPSPELTIGVGRHSDMGMLTVLLQDGIGGLYVKPDNGDWAEIPPLNGALVINVGDTLQILSNGKYKSAEHRVRTTNIGSRVSVPIFTAPTPSEKIGPLPEVVERDGVARYKEVLFQDYMNNFFSQPHDGKKSLDFARAD from the exons ATGATCCCAAGTACTGATCTCCATACATTTAGTCGGTATATATACACCGTCTCATTGTTAGGACCTCTCAACATTCATTTTCAAAAGAAGAACATAGAGACAATGGCTGCCAATTACGAGGACCGAGACACATTGTTCAACTTCGTGGTCAAAGAAGGTAATGGCGTGAAGGGTCTGATAGACTCTGGTATGTCTTGTGTTCCACAGCCTTTTGTCCAACCGCTCTCTGAGCGAATAGCGACCCCAAACGGCCAAACGTGTGAAGCTGTCCAGCCAATAGATCTTTCCCAGATAGACGGTCCATGCCACACGGAGGTGGCCAAACAAATCGTTGAAGCTGCTGAGACGCTTGGCTTCTTCCAG GTGGTGAACCATGGTGTTTCGGTAGAGCTGCTTGAATTGCTGAAAATGTCAGCTCATGAGTTTTTCGAACAACCTCCTGAGAACAAAGCGGTTTACCTAAAAGAAGTGAGTCCAAGCAAGCTAGTTAAGTACGGGACGAGCTTCGTACCAGAGAAGGAGAAGGCCATTGAGTGGAAAGATTATGTGAGCATGCTTTACACCAATGACGACGAGGCTCTTCAACACTGGCCTCTACAATGCAg AGAGGTGGCACTTGATTTCCTAAAATCATCAATGGCAATGGTGAAAAGAATAGTTGAAGTTTTGATGGAGGATGTAGGAGTGATACTAGAAGAAGAGAGAATGAACAGTTTGGTGGGGACCAAAATGGTCAACATGAACTACTACCCAACATGTCCCAGCCCCGAGCTCACTATAGGCGTCGGTCGTCACTCCGACATGGGAATGTTAACTGTTTTATTACAAGATGGCATTGGTGGTCTCTACGTTAAACCAGACAACGGTGACTGGGCTGAGATCCCTCCTCTCAATGGAGCCTTAGTCATCAATGTTGGCGATACTTTGCAG ATTCTAAGCAATGGGAAGTATAAAAGTGCGGAGCATAGGGTTCGAACCACAAACATCGGATCGAGAGTCTCTGTGCCTATTTTCACGGCACCTACTCCCTCGGAGAAGATTGGTCCATTGCCCGAAGTGGTGGAACGTGACGGGGTGGCTCGTTACAAAGAGGTGTTATTTCAAGACTACATGAACAACTTCTTCAGCCAACCACACGATGGCAAGAAATCTCTCGACTTTGCTCGTGCCGATTGA